Proteins encoded by one window of Sulfurospirillum tamanense:
- a CDS encoding HepT-like ribonuclease domain-containing protein, giving the protein IVDTFVSIYKVKSYTAEFKSGHDLQHSSLHWDATMRAFEIIGESLNYLLEDENFENLSPSYFRKIVNFRNVIAHGYFGIDAEEVWDIITQKLEDLNKDLLRVANAQFDIKEALVSTIKEYSARDEKITRYLQTLL; this is encoded by the coding sequence TTATTGTCGATACCTTCGTTTCTATTTACAAAGTAAAATCCTACACGGCTGAGTTTAAAAGTGGCCATGACTTGCAACATAGTTCTCTTCACTGGGATGCCACTATGAGAGCCTTTGAAATCATCGGCGAGTCACTTAACTATCTTTTGGAGGATGAAAACTTTGAAAACCTTTCTCCTTCGTATTTTCGAAAAATTGTTAATTTTAGAAACGTCATTGCTCATGGCTACTTTGGTATTGATGCTGAAGAGGTGTGGGACATAATAACGCAAAAACTTGAAGATTTAAACAAAGACCTTCTTCGTGTGGCGAACGCCCAGTTTGATATAAAAGAGGCCTTAGTGTCAACCATTAAAGAATATTCTGCGCGAGATGAAAAAATTACCCGCTATCTTCAAACGTTGCTTTAA
- a CDS encoding ComEA family DNA-binding protein, with translation MLRSIMLFLFLAVALWAKVNLNTATAEELATLKGLGEKKATAIITYREANGGFKSVEELASVKGIGEKTVESLKESIEVK, from the coding sequence ATGCTACGAAGTATCATGTTGTTTTTGTTTTTAGCAGTTGCCCTCTGGGCCAAGGTAAACCTCAACACTGCGACTGCGGAAGAGCTAGCGACTCTCAAGGGCCTTGGTGAAAAAAAGGCTACCGCTATCATTACCTATCGTGAAGCAAATGGTGGTTTTAAAAGTGTTGAAGAACTTGCCAGCGTCAAAGGCATTGGTGAAAAAACCGTCGAGTCTTTAAAAGAATCTATCGAAGTCAAGTAG
- a CDS encoding DUF2442 domain-containing protein, with product MHTFISRLDFGDKIYVYLQSGDILTIPYNYTKKIQKASKEELLTYRLIGGGIGVHFESIDEDISLSGIITYKINHELKAS from the coding sequence ATGCACACTTTCATCAGTAGGCTTGATTTTGGAGACAAGATTTATGTTTATCTTCAAAGTGGCGACATTTTGACCATCCCCTACAACTACACCAAAAAAATACAAAAAGCTTCAAAGGAAGAGCTTTTGACTTACCGGCTCATTGGCGGAGGTATTGGGGTGCATTTTGAGAGCATAGACGAAGACATCTCACTTAGTGGGATTATTACTTACAAAATAAACCATGAGCTCAAGGCAAGCTGA
- a CDS encoding DUF4160 domain-containing protein: MEKGDGYMRVELETLNVTAKQKFTKNDEKKIISIIKKHQEELIGAWNAHFHQ, from the coding sequence GTGGAAAAAGGCGATGGGTACATGAGAGTGGAGCTTGAAACACTAAACGTTACTGCTAAACAAAAATTTACTAAAAATGATGAGAAAAAGATAATAAGCATCATAAAAAAACATCAAGAAGAACTTATAGGAGCTTGGAATGCACACTTTCATCAGTAG